From Hartmannibacter diazotrophicus, a single genomic window includes:
- the fdhF gene encoding formate dehydrogenase subunit alpha, which yields MSLIIETDYGTPASKSETMVTLTIDGVEVTVPEGTSIMRAAMEMGTAIPKLCATDMLDAFGSCRLCLVEIEGRRGTPASCTTPVAEGIVVRTQTDRLAQLRKGVMELYISDHPLDCLTCAANGDCELQDMAGAVGLRDVRYGYEGDNHVFAKKDGIANDQWLPKDESNPYFTYDASKCIVCNRCVRACEEVQGTFALTISGRGFDSRVSPGMNEDFMASECVSCGACVQACPTATLSETKLIEIGQPEHSEVTTCAYCGVGCTFKAEMRGEELVRMVPWKDGKANRGHSCVKGRFAWGYATHRDRITKPMIRDSIKEPWREVSWDEALGKIATDMKRIQQAFGREAVGGITSSRCTNEESYLVQKLIRAGFGTNNVDTCARVCHSPTGYGLKTTFGTSAGTQDFDSVEDSDVILVIGANPTDGHPVFGSRMKKRLREGAKLIVVDPRRIDLVKSPHVKAEYHLALKPGTNVAVVTSLAHVVVTEGLADEAFIAERCDLLEYREWAAFVADPRHSPETTEAFTGVPAELLRKAARLYATGGNGAIYYGLGVTEHSQGSTTVMAIANLAMATGNIGRRGVGVNPLRGQNNVQGACDMGSFPHELTGYRHISDEGTRNLFEKAWGVTLDKDPGLRINNMLDAAVDGSFKAIYIEGEDILQSDPDTHHVAAGLEAMELVIVQDLFLNETANYAHVFLPGCTFLEKDGTFTNAERRIQRIRRVMSPKNGYADWEVTQLIANALGLNWNYKHPSEIMDEIAALTPTFKNVTYELLDEMGSVQWPCNEEHPEGTPIMHVDHFVRGKGQFVLTEYIPTDERTGARFPLILTTGRILSQYNVGAQTRRTENSRWHEEDVLEIHPHDAEQRGIKDGDWVKIASRAGETALHALITDRVAPGVVYTTFHHPLTQANVITTDFSDWATNCPEYKVTAVQVSPSNGPTRYQEDYDEFSRQSRRIAEAAE from the coding sequence ATGAGCCTCATTATCGAGACCGACTACGGCACGCCCGCCTCCAAATCCGAGACGATGGTGACCCTCACCATCGACGGCGTCGAAGTGACCGTGCCGGAAGGCACCTCTATCATGCGCGCGGCGATGGAGATGGGCACCGCCATCCCCAAGCTCTGCGCCACCGACATGCTGGACGCCTTCGGCTCCTGCCGCCTCTGCCTCGTCGAGATCGAGGGTCGTCGCGGCACGCCGGCCTCCTGCACGACGCCGGTGGCGGAAGGCATCGTCGTCCGCACCCAGACGGATCGTCTTGCGCAGCTGCGCAAGGGCGTGATGGAGCTCTACATCTCCGACCACCCGCTCGACTGCCTGACCTGCGCGGCCAACGGCGACTGCGAATTGCAGGACATGGCCGGCGCGGTCGGCCTGCGCGACGTCCGTTACGGCTACGAGGGCGACAACCACGTCTTCGCCAAGAAGGACGGCATCGCCAATGATCAGTGGCTGCCGAAGGACGAGTCGAACCCCTACTTCACCTACGATGCCTCCAAGTGCATCGTCTGCAATCGCTGCGTCCGCGCCTGCGAGGAAGTGCAGGGCACCTTCGCGCTGACCATCTCCGGCCGCGGCTTCGACAGCCGCGTGTCGCCCGGCATGAACGAAGACTTCATGGCGTCCGAGTGCGTGTCCTGCGGCGCCTGCGTGCAGGCCTGCCCGACGGCGACCCTGTCGGAGACCAAGCTGATCGAGATCGGCCAGCCGGAGCATTCCGAGGTCACCACCTGCGCCTACTGCGGCGTCGGCTGCACCTTCAAGGCCGAAATGCGCGGCGAGGAACTTGTCCGCATGGTGCCGTGGAAGGACGGCAAGGCGAACCGCGGTCATAGCTGCGTCAAGGGTCGTTTCGCCTGGGGCTACGCCACCCACCGCGACCGCATCACCAAGCCGATGATCCGCGACAGCATCAAGGAGCCGTGGCGCGAGGTGTCCTGGGACGAGGCGCTCGGCAAGATCGCCACGGACATGAAGCGCATCCAGCAGGCCTTTGGCCGTGAAGCGGTCGGCGGCATCACGTCATCGCGCTGCACCAACGAGGAGTCCTACCTCGTCCAGAAGCTGATCCGCGCCGGCTTCGGCACCAACAACGTCGACACCTGCGCCCGCGTCTGCCATTCGCCGACCGGCTATGGCCTGAAGACGACCTTCGGCACCTCCGCCGGCACGCAGGACTTCGACAGCGTCGAGGACAGCGACGTCATCCTCGTCATCGGCGCCAACCCGACCGACGGCCACCCCGTCTTCGGCAGTCGCATGAAGAAGCGCCTGCGCGAAGGCGCCAAGCTGATCGTCGTCGATCCGCGCCGCATCGACCTCGTCAAGTCGCCGCACGTCAAGGCCGAGTATCACCTCGCGCTGAAGCCCGGCACCAACGTCGCCGTCGTTACCTCGCTCGCCCATGTCGTCGTGACCGAGGGGCTGGCCGACGAAGCCTTCATCGCCGAGCGCTGCGACCTTCTCGAATACCGCGAATGGGCGGCCTTCGTGGCCGATCCGCGCCATTCGCCGGAGACGACCGAGGCCTTCACCGGCGTTCCGGCCGAACTCCTGCGCAAGGCGGCTCGCCTTTATGCCACCGGCGGAAACGGGGCCATTTACTACGGCCTCGGCGTCACCGAGCACAGCCAGGGTTCGACCACGGTCATGGCCATCGCCAACCTCGCCATGGCGACCGGCAACATCGGCCGTCGCGGCGTCGGCGTGAACCCGCTGCGCGGCCAGAACAACGTGCAGGGCGCCTGCGACATGGGCTCCTTCCCGCACGAACTGACGGGCTATCGCCACATCTCCGACGAGGGCACCCGCAACCTCTTCGAAAAGGCATGGGGCGTCACCCTCGACAAGGACCCGGGCCTGCGCATCAACAACATGCTCGATGCCGCTGTCGACGGGTCCTTCAAGGCGATCTACATTGAGGGCGAGGACATCCTGCAGTCCGATCCGGACACGCATCATGTCGCCGCTGGCCTGGAGGCCATGGAACTCGTCATCGTGCAGGATCTCTTCCTGAACGAGACGGCCAACTACGCCCACGTCTTCCTGCCGGGCTGCACCTTCCTGGAGAAGGACGGCACCTTCACCAACGCGGAACGCCGCATCCAGCGCATCCGCCGCGTGATGAGCCCGAAGAACGGCTATGCCGACTGGGAAGTCACCCAGCTGATCGCCAACGCGCTTGGCCTGAACTGGAACTACAAGCACCCGTCCGAGATCATGGACGAGATCGCGGCCCTGACGCCGACCTTCAAGAACGTGACCTACGAGCTTCTTGACGAGATGGGCTCGGTGCAGTGGCCCTGCAACGAGGAACATCCCGAAGGCACGCCGATCATGCACGTCGACCACTTCGTGCGCGGCAAGGGCCAGTTCGTGCTCACGGAATACATCCCCACGGACGAGCGGACGGGCGCGCGCTTCCCGCTCATCCTCACCACGGGCCGTATTCTCAGCCAGTACAACGTCGGCGCTCAGACCCGCCGCACCGAGAACTCGCGCTGGCACGAGGAGGACGTCCTCGAAATCCATCCGCATGACGCCGAGCAGCGCGGCATCAAGGACGGCGACTGGGTGAAGATCGCCAGCCGTGCCGGCGAAACAGCGCTTCATGCGCTGATCACCGACCGCGTGGCGCCGGGTGTGGTCTATACGACCTTCCACCACCCCTTGACGCAGGCGAACGTCATCACCACTGATTTCTCGGACTGGGCGACCAACTGTCCCGAGTATAAGGTGACGGCGGTTCAGGTCTCGCCCTCCAACGGTCCGACCCGCTATCAGGAGGACTATGACGAGTTCTCCCGGCAGTCGCGCCGGATCGCCGAAGCGGCGGAGTAA
- a CDS encoding thiamine pyrophosphate-binding protein has product MTSPTFTVARRIVEILEHQGVQRIFCVPGESYLPVLDALYDSSVETVVCRQEGGAAMMAEATGKLTGRPGIAFVTRGPGVTNASAGLHVAAQDSTPMILFVGQIERGMKEREAFQEIDYKAVFGSIAKWVVELDDAARVDELIGRAFQVAMNGRPGPVVVALPEDVLTEGAMPVPYRPREPVATNPGLNLMIQLQKKLWAAERPIAILGGSGWSEAAVTAFRRFAERFDLPVTCSFRRQMLFDHSHPNYVGDVGIGANPALIARIKASDLVLLVGGRMSEMPSQSYSLFDIPEPKQFLVHVHADAEELGRVYHAGLAINATPSGFAAAAEGLQPPNEIRWEDETKAARADYHAWSDDLPETPGEVKMGAVMAHLRKTLPPEAILTNGAGNYATWVHRFWRFRQFGTQLAPTSGSMGYGLPAAVAAKLERPDAPVVCFAGDGCFQMTGQEFGTAVQFGANIVVLVVDNGIYGTIRMHQEREFPGRVSGTELHNPDFAALARAYGGHGETVRTTDDFAPALERAMAAGKPALIHLLTDPEAITPTTTIAKLRAASKA; this is encoded by the coding sequence ATGACCTCTCCCACCTTCACCGTTGCCCGCCGTATCGTCGAAATCCTCGAGCATCAGGGCGTCCAGCGCATCTTCTGCGTTCCGGGCGAGAGCTATCTGCCCGTGCTCGACGCGCTCTATGATTCCAGCGTCGAGACGGTTGTCTGCCGGCAGGAGGGCGGCGCGGCAATGATGGCCGAGGCGACCGGCAAGCTGACGGGACGCCCCGGCATCGCCTTTGTCACGCGCGGGCCGGGTGTCACCAATGCGAGCGCTGGCCTGCACGTCGCGGCTCAGGATTCGACGCCGATGATCCTCTTCGTCGGCCAGATCGAGCGTGGCATGAAGGAGCGCGAGGCGTTTCAGGAAATCGACTACAAGGCGGTCTTCGGCTCCATCGCCAAGTGGGTCGTCGAACTCGACGATGCGGCACGGGTCGACGAACTGATCGGCCGGGCCTTCCAGGTGGCGATGAACGGCCGTCCCGGACCTGTGGTCGTCGCTCTGCCGGAGGATGTGCTGACCGAGGGGGCCATGCCCGTGCCCTATCGTCCGCGTGAGCCGGTCGCCACCAATCCCGGCCTCAACCTGATGATCCAGCTTCAAAAGAAGCTCTGGGCGGCGGAGCGGCCGATCGCGATCCTTGGCGGCAGCGGCTGGAGCGAAGCGGCGGTCACCGCCTTCCGCCGTTTCGCGGAACGCTTCGATTTGCCGGTCACCTGCTCCTTCCGCCGCCAGATGCTCTTCGATCACAGCCACCCGAATTATGTCGGCGATGTCGGCATCGGCGCCAACCCGGCGCTGATTGCCCGCATCAAGGCGTCCGATCTTGTGCTGCTCGTCGGCGGGCGCATGTCGGAGATGCCCTCGCAGTCCTATTCGCTGTTCGATATTCCCGAGCCGAAGCAGTTCCTCGTTCACGTCCACGCGGATGCGGAGGAGCTTGGCCGCGTCTACCACGCCGGGCTTGCCATTAACGCGACGCCGTCGGGCTTTGCCGCCGCCGCCGAGGGGCTCCAGCCGCCGAACGAGATTCGGTGGGAGGATGAGACCAAGGCGGCCCGCGCCGACTACCACGCCTGGTCCGACGACCTGCCGGAAACGCCGGGCGAGGTGAAGATGGGCGCCGTCATGGCGCACCTGCGCAAGACCCTGCCGCCGGAGGCGATCCTCACCAACGGCGCCGGCAACTACGCGACCTGGGTCCACCGCTTCTGGCGCTTCCGCCAGTTCGGCACTCAACTCGCCCCCACGTCCGGCTCCATGGGCTACGGCCTGCCGGCGGCCGTCGCGGCGAAACTGGAACGGCCCGATGCACCCGTTGTCTGCTTTGCCGGCGACGGCTGTTTCCAGATGACGGGACAGGAGTTCGGCACCGCCGTGCAGTTCGGCGCGAACATCGTCGTCCTTGTCGTCGATAATGGCATCTACGGCACGATCCGCATGCATCAGGAGCGGGAGTTTCCCGGCCGCGTCAGCGGCACCGAACTGCACAACCCCGACTTTGCCGCCCTTGCCCGTGCCTATGGCGGTCATGGTGAGACAGTCCGGACGACCGACGACTTCGCTCCCGCGCTGGAGCGCGCCATGGCGGCCGGAAAGCCGGCGCTGATCCACCTCCTCACCGATCCTGAGGCGATCACGCCGACGACGACGATTGCGAAGCTCCGCGCGGCATCAAAAGCATGA
- a CDS encoding formate dehydrogenase subunit delta encodes MSHSGTEQKLVMMANQIARAFEAQGEEKAVPMIHDHIVQFWDPRMRRQMNAHILAGGDGLLPTALAALKPDAEASRTAA; translated from the coding sequence ATGTCGCATAGCGGAACCGAACAGAAGCTGGTGATGATGGCGAACCAGATCGCCAGGGCTTTCGAGGCGCAGGGCGAGGAAAAGGCCGTGCCGATGATCCACGATCATATCGTTCAGTTCTGGGACCCGCGCATGCGCCGCCAGATGAACGCGCATATCCTTGCCGGTGGCGACGGGCTGTTGCCGACGGCGCTCGCGGCGCTGAAGCCGGACGCCGAGGCGTCGCGGACGGCCGCCTGA
- the fdhD gene encoding formate dehydrogenase accessory sulfurtransferase FdhD yields the protein MLDPAACVKSVRVARKGGSEETVRAVPVEVPIALTHDGSSYAVMLGSPIDLDDFGVGFSFTENVISSAAEIRDLEVVEHHDGIEVRMWLDPDRSKQLVARRRHITGPTGCGLCGVESLEEASPELPKVGKGIAVTVDEIYAALDDLMLAQVVGRETRAVHASAFWRRGEGLVVVREDVGRHNALDKVIGHVLRTGGEGADGMVIMTSRVSVELIQKTAKLGASILVAVSAPTSFALKLAEEAGITLVAVARGDSFEVFTHPHRILLDGAGKKNTETLGHVA from the coding sequence ATGCTTGATCCTGCGGCTTGCGTAAAATCGGTCCGGGTTGCCCGCAAGGGCGGCTCGGAGGAGACCGTACGCGCCGTTCCGGTGGAGGTGCCGATCGCGCTGACCCACGACGGGTCGAGCTACGCCGTCATGCTCGGCAGCCCGATCGATCTTGACGACTTCGGCGTCGGTTTCAGCTTCACCGAGAATGTCATCTCGTCCGCTGCCGAGATCCGCGATCTCGAAGTCGTGGAGCACCACGACGGGATCGAGGTGCGGATGTGGCTCGATCCTGACCGTTCCAAGCAGCTTGTCGCTCGCCGCCGTCACATCACCGGGCCGACCGGTTGCGGACTGTGCGGTGTGGAGAGCCTTGAAGAAGCCTCACCGGAACTGCCGAAGGTCGGCAAGGGGATCGCCGTCACAGTGGACGAGATCTACGCGGCGCTGGACGACCTGATGCTGGCGCAGGTGGTTGGCCGCGAGACCCGCGCGGTGCACGCGAGCGCCTTCTGGCGGCGCGGTGAGGGCCTCGTCGTCGTGCGCGAGGATGTCGGGCGGCACAACGCCCTGGACAAGGTGATCGGCCATGTTCTGCGGACGGGCGGCGAGGGCGCCGACGGCATGGTGATCATGACGAGCCGCGTCTCGGTGGAACTGATCCAGAAGACGGCCAAGCTCGGAGCTTCGATCCTGGTTGCCGTTTCGGCGCCGACGTCCTTTGCCCTGAAGCTCGCGGAAGAGGCGGGCATCACGCTCGTCGCCGTGGCGCGGGGCGATTCCTTTGAGGTCTTTACCCATCCCCACCGCATCCTTTTGGACGGTGCGGGCAAGAAGAATACGGAGACATTGGGACATGTCGCATAG
- a CDS encoding GNAT family acetyltransferase: MTAAFEEKPPHAPQPQNVVVRDIEDGDIDHVVALWHEAGLYRPWNDPLKDIAFARRDPHATVLVALDREAIVATAMVGEDGHRGWVYYVATDPGRRGEGLGRLIMQAAEDWLLRRGVWKMHLLVREGNSAVIDFYEHLGFRDGKVVCMQKVIARTGSEE; this comes from the coding sequence ATGACTGCTGCATTTGAAGAAAAGCCACCCCACGCGCCCCAGCCGCAAAACGTCGTTGTTCGCGATATCGAGGATGGCGACATCGATCATGTCGTGGCGCTTTGGCACGAAGCCGGGCTCTATCGCCCCTGGAATGACCCGCTGAAGGACATCGCCTTCGCCCGCCGCGATCCGCACGCGACGGTGCTGGTCGCCCTCGATCGCGAGGCGATTGTCGCCACGGCCATGGTCGGCGAGGACGGTCATCGCGGCTGGGTCTACTATGTGGCGACGGACCCCGGCCGGCGCGGCGAGGGGCTTGGGCGCCTGATCATGCAGGCGGCGGAGGACTGGCTGCTTCGGCGAGGCGTCTGGAAGATGCATCTGCTCGTGCGTGAGGGCAACAGCGCCGTCATCGACTTCTACGAACACCTCGGCTTCCGCGACGGCAAGGTTGTTTGCATGCAGAAGGTTATTGCCCGGACGGGTAGTGAAGAATAA
- a CDS encoding MBL fold metallo-hydrolase yields the protein MASMTETLRILNPSPGVYAYYDGRVPGKRLHSDGPNWLDDGAYSLGIASYAIVDGTEALVYDTHISLDHARLIHDHLTGLGVTSIRVVLSHWHDDHIAGNEVFADCEIIALEETAQLLQENKAKLEAEDPPIKPLVMPNRLFKGRLDLVVGSRAVELHHFEIHSPDGCVMLLPDAGLLFAGDTLEDTVTYISAPERAEIHIEELKRLAALPFRSILPNHGDEARIAAGGYGPGLIAANRDYIERLLDCRRTGAPADPSLEAFVANDLAAGDILYFEPYESVHRTNIARMLRTAA from the coding sequence ATGGCCAGCATGACCGAAACGTTGAGAATTCTGAACCCTTCGCCCGGCGTCTACGCCTATTACGACGGGCGCGTTCCGGGCAAGCGGCTGCATTCGGACGGACCGAACTGGCTTGACGACGGCGCCTATTCGCTGGGCATCGCCTCCTATGCCATCGTCGACGGGACAGAGGCCCTCGTCTACGACACGCATATCTCGCTGGACCATGCACGGCTGATCCACGATCACCTCACCGGCCTTGGCGTCACCTCGATCCGCGTCGTGCTCAGCCACTGGCATGACGACCATATCGCCGGCAACGAGGTCTTCGCCGATTGCGAGATCATCGCGCTAGAAGAGACCGCACAGCTCTTGCAGGAGAACAAGGCCAAGCTGGAAGCCGAAGACCCACCCATCAAGCCGCTCGTGATGCCGAACCGGCTGTTCAAGGGCAGGCTCGACCTTGTCGTCGGCTCGCGCGCCGTCGAACTGCATCACTTCGAGATCCACAGCCCGGACGGCTGTGTGATGCTGCTGCCCGATGCCGGACTGCTGTTTGCCGGAGACACGCTGGAAGATACGGTCACCTATATTTCCGCGCCGGAGCGGGCCGAGATCCACATCGAGGAACTGAAGCGTCTCGCCGCTCTGCCCTTTCGCAGTATCCTGCCCAACCACGGCGACGAGGCGCGCATCGCCGCGGGCGGCTACGGGCCGGGACTGATCGCGGCCAACCGCGATTACATCGAGCGATTGCTGGATTGCCGGCGGACAGGAGCGCCGGCCGATCCGTCGCTCGAAGCCTTCGTCGCGAACGACCTTGCCGCCGGTGACATTCTCTATTTCGAGCCCTACGAGAGCGTGCACCGGACCAACATCGCGCGCATGCTAAGGACCGCAGCCTAG
- a CDS encoding PAS domain-containing protein, producing the protein MNSESRSPDRSPALGPVALAAALYFFTAYASIAVSRLPGSIAVIWIANALTLALALWPGERRRPAIILAAICGGILANLATGTDLLTSVVLMLCNGTEIVLAVLISDVCLRRWKPQDEPLDFIRMLALLVSVPILPGAIAASAFLSRPAFEGLATIVEMWWLGSAMGMIAIAPMAILYRGIAPTAQDTRGSRRLEAILLILAMPVLAIASLALFDYPLVVVGLALVIIAVRLPPFDTAMAAGLAVFTVSAVGALAANLIKADGGVHVMTLDVTAALAVVPAIYISMVLRHLQRERDSATTNEYFARRIIESSPIGMAIVSLDGALLSGNDALASMLGYSRDELSTLTVRDITLPNDWPASADMFAKAKTGAMGNYSVEKRHVRKDGTNFWTLLTVAVLEKGPGGVPCMISQFEDIDLRRRYERDLRDQEERWHFALEAAGQGVWDANLATGKTYYSPTWCSMLGYSSQEIGDDIDRWLTLIHPDDREAALTADQNHIAGETPYFESQFRMRHKDGRWIWILDRGRVIEQDRDGNPMRMIGIHTDITKPKADQEEMARLKDRIELAVDAGGVGIWEWTPATGSIGWDWRTHQIFGTTPETIRNDLVDWADRLHPADADAVMEGLDEALRQSDSWQAEFRILTPAREERHIRASGRIIRNADGSPDMLVGTNLDITEQRKRALELREANERLNQFASIASHDMQAPLRHIALNSEMLLAELGGKASPEASESLRILIDRSRHLQQLVKSLLAYSRAGDQVKLEPVDLNATLARAIDILGTDIAASGCRIVRGDLPTVRGDRILLTQVFQNLISNAIKFRGQADPVIEIGSEIHGDRAYVRISDNGIGIDDTYKDYIFEVFKRIPTSDKRPGTGIGLALCRRIMTAMKGDIWLHPKIDEGSCFMFKLPLADAAE; encoded by the coding sequence ATGAACAGCGAATCGAGATCGCCTGATCGGTCGCCGGCACTCGGACCCGTCGCTCTGGCGGCCGCCCTTTATTTTTTCACCGCCTATGCAAGCATTGCCGTCTCGCGTCTGCCGGGCAGCATCGCGGTCATATGGATCGCGAATGCGCTGACATTGGCGCTCGCCCTTTGGCCAGGCGAGCGGCGCCGTCCGGCCATCATTCTGGCCGCGATCTGCGGCGGCATCCTCGCCAATCTCGCGACGGGGACCGACCTTCTGACGTCGGTTGTCCTGATGCTCTGCAATGGAACGGAGATTGTTCTTGCCGTCCTGATCTCGGATGTCTGCCTGCGGCGCTGGAAGCCTCAGGATGAGCCTCTCGACTTCATCCGCATGCTCGCGCTGCTCGTCTCCGTCCCCATCCTGCCGGGGGCGATCGCTGCAAGCGCATTCCTTTCCCGGCCGGCATTCGAGGGATTGGCGACCATTGTCGAGATGTGGTGGCTCGGGTCCGCCATGGGGATGATCGCGATTGCGCCCATGGCGATCCTCTATCGCGGCATCGCGCCGACTGCGCAGGACACGAGAGGATCGCGCCGGCTGGAAGCGATCCTGCTGATCCTGGCGATGCCGGTTTTGGCCATTGCGAGCCTCGCGTTGTTTGACTACCCGCTTGTCGTGGTGGGGCTCGCGCTCGTCATCATCGCGGTCAGGCTTCCGCCTTTCGATACCGCCATGGCTGCGGGGCTTGCCGTCTTCACCGTATCGGCGGTTGGCGCCCTCGCGGCCAATCTCATCAAGGCCGACGGGGGAGTGCACGTGATGACGCTGGACGTGACCGCCGCGCTCGCCGTGGTGCCAGCCATCTACATCTCGATGGTGCTGCGTCACCTCCAACGGGAGCGCGACAGCGCCACCACCAACGAATACTTTGCACGCCGGATCATCGAGAGCTCACCGATCGGAATGGCCATCGTCTCGTTGGATGGCGCGCTGCTTTCGGGCAATGACGCGCTTGCGTCCATGCTGGGCTATTCGCGCGATGAACTGTCAACGTTGACTGTGCGCGACATCACCTTGCCGAACGACTGGCCGGCCAGCGCCGACATGTTTGCGAAGGCCAAGACCGGGGCGATGGGCAATTATAGTGTCGAGAAGCGCCATGTTCGCAAGGACGGAACGAATTTCTGGACCCTGCTGACCGTCGCGGTCCTGGAAAAGGGGCCGGGCGGCGTGCCCTGCATGATTTCCCAGTTCGAGGACATCGACCTGCGCAGGCGATACGAGCGGGACCTGCGCGATCAGGAGGAGCGCTGGCATTTCGCGCTGGAGGCTGCCGGTCAGGGGGTATGGGATGCCAACCTGGCGACCGGCAAGACCTACTATTCCCCGACCTGGTGCTCGATGCTGGGCTACTCGTCCCAGGAAATCGGTGACGACATCGATCGCTGGCTGACGCTGATCCATCCGGATGACCGCGAGGCCGCGCTCACGGCGGACCAGAATCACATTGCCGGCGAGACGCCCTATTTCGAGTCCCAGTTCCGCATGCGTCACAAGGATGGCCGCTGGATCTGGATTCTCGATCGCGGCCGCGTCATCGAGCAGGATCGGGACGGCAATCCGATGCGCATGATCGGCATCCACACCGACATCACAAAGCCCAAGGCGGATCAGGAGGAAATGGCCCGCCTGAAGGACCGCATCGAGCTTGCGGTCGATGCCGGCGGCGTCGGCATCTGGGAATGGACGCCGGCGACCGGCAGCATTGGGTGGGACTGGCGGACGCACCAGATCTTCGGAACGACGCCGGAGACGATCCGCAACGACCTCGTCGACTGGGCAGATCGCCTGCATCCGGCCGATGCCGACGCGGTGATGGAAGGCCTCGACGAGGCACTTCGGCAGAGCGACAGTTGGCAGGCGGAATTTCGCATTCTGACCCCGGCGCGGGAGGAAAGGCACATCCGGGCTTCCGGACGGATCATCCGCAATGCCGACGGCTCGCCGGACATGCTGGTCGGGACCAATCTGGACATCACCGAGCAGCGCAAGCGCGCACTGGAATTGCGCGAGGCGAACGAGCGGCTGAACCAGTTCGCATCGATTGCCTCGCACGACATGCAGGCGCCGCTTCGCCATATCGCGCTGAACAGTGAAATGCTCTTGGCCGAACTCGGCGGGAAGGCATCGCCGGAGGCATCCGAGTCCCTGAGAATCCTCATCGACAGGTCCCGGCATCTGCAGCAACTGGTCAAGAGCCTGCTGGCCTATTCCAGGGCTGGCGACCAGGTGAAGCTGGAGCCCGTCGACCTCAACGCGACACTGGCGCGCGCCATCGACATTCTGGGGACCGACATCGCCGCTTCGGGATGCCGGATCGTTCGCGGCGACCTGCCGACCGTTCGGGGCGACCGGATCCTCCTCACGCAGGTCTTCCAGAATCTGATCTCGAACGCGATCAAATTTCGCGGCCAGGCGGACCCTGTCATCGAGATCGGCAGCGAGATCCACGGGGACAGGGCCTATGTCCGGATCTCGGACAACGGCATCGGCATCGACGACACATACAAGGACTATATTTTCGAGGTCTTCAAGCGCATCCCGACATCTGACAAACGACCCGGAACAGGGATCGGTCTTGCCCTTTGCCGCAGGATCATGACGGCAATGAAGGGCGATATCTGGCTGCACCCGAAGATCGACGAGGGGAGTTGCTTCATGTTCAAGCTGCCGCTCGCTGACGCAGCAGAATGA
- a CDS encoding TetR/AcrR family transcriptional regulator has translation MAEKMEDRRSRNARAKLLDAALMVIRTKGYSATTVDDLCAEAGVTKGAFFHHFRTKEDLAVAAAAHFGAMADELFSSAPFQAIVDPLERLVGYVEFRKAILQGSLPEFTCLVGTMVQEAYDSHPPIRDACNATISGHAAMVESFVAAVMAERGDPTGQGAASLALYTQAVLQGAFILAKARGGPDIAADCLDHLIRYVRLLFDGSSSREG, from the coding sequence ATGGCGGAGAAGATGGAAGACAGACGCAGCAGGAATGCACGCGCAAAGCTTCTGGATGCGGCCCTCATGGTCATCCGCACCAAGGGCTATTCGGCGACGACCGTCGACGACCTTTGCGCCGAGGCCGGCGTTACCAAGGGCGCCTTCTTCCATCACTTCAGGACGAAGGAAGACCTTGCCGTGGCGGCTGCCGCCCACTTCGGCGCCATGGCGGACGAACTATTTTCGAGCGCCCCGTTCCAGGCCATCGTGGATCCGCTGGAAAGACTGGTCGGCTATGTCGAGTTCCGCAAGGCGATTCTTCAGGGCAGCCTGCCGGAGTTCACCTGCCTCGTCGGCACGATGGTTCAGGAGGCCTACGACAGCCATCCCCCGATCCGCGACGCCTGCAATGCGACAATCAGCGGTCATGCAGCGATGGTAGAGAGTTTCGTGGCGGCTGTGATGGCGGAGCGCGGCGACCCGACGGGGCAGGGCGCGGCAAGTCTGGCGCTCTACACACAGGCGGTGCTGCAGGGCGCCTTCATTCTCGCCAAGGCTCGGGGCGGACCGGACATCGCGGCTGACTGTCTCGACCATCTCATTCGCTATGTGCGGCTGCTGTTTGACGGATCCAGTTCAAGAGAGGGATGA